In Trifolium pratense cultivar HEN17-A07 linkage group LG7, ARS_RC_1.1, whole genome shotgun sequence, a genomic segment contains:
- the LOC123893890 gene encoding ALA-interacting subunit 3-like → MASSSAPAAAGSADSTTTRRNTKRPKYSKFTQQELPACKPILTPRAVISAFLLVSVVFIPIGVASLLASRKVVEIVFRYESRCLPNVTNKLAYIQNPTTDKTCHATLNVTKHMKSPIYVYYQLDNFYQNHRRYVKSRSDEQLRNLKDESSTSTCKPEESANNMTIVPCGLIAWSLFNDTYSFSVNKTKLTVNKRGISWKSDREHKFGKNVFPRNFQNSSIVGGAHLNESIPLSEQEDLIVWMRTAALPTFRKLYGKIEVDLNAGDLINVTLQNNYNTYSFNGKKKLVLSTTSWLGGKNDFLGIAYLTVGGLCLFLSLAFTIVYFVKPRQLGDPSYLSWNRNPGGH, encoded by the exons ATGGCGTCTTCCAGCGCACCAGCAGCTGCTGGATCTGCTGACTCAACAACTACAAGACGAAACACTAAAAGACCCAAGT ATTCGAAGTTTACTCAACAAGAGCTTCCTGCATGCAAACCTATTCTCACTCCTCGAGCG GTTATTTCAGCATTCTTGCTTGTCAGTGTTGTGTTTATTCCTATTGGTGTTGCTTCGCTATTGGCTTCACGAAAG GTCGTCGAAATTGTTTTTAGGTATGAGTCACGGTGCTTACCAAATGTTACCAACAAGCTAGCGTACATTCAGAATCCTACAACAGATAAAACGTGCCACGCAACACTAAAT GTGACCAAGCACATGAAGTCACCTATTTATGTATACTATCAACTGGACAACTTTTACCAGAATCATCGGCG GTATGTTAAAAGCCGAAGTGATGAACAATTGAGGAATCTTAAGGATGAGAGCTCAACAAGTACGTGTAAGCCTGAAGAATCTGCCAATAATATGACAATTGTGCCTTGTGGTCTCATAGCTTGGAGTTTATTCAATGACACATACAGCTTCTCcgtcaacaaaacaaaattgacgGTTAACAAGAGAGGCATCTCCTGGAAGAGCGACAGGGAGCACAAATTTGGGAAAAATGTTTTCCCCAGAAACTTCCAGAATAGTTCTATAGTAGGTGGTGCCCATCTTAACGAATCCATACCA TTGAGTGAGCAGGAGGATCTCATTGTCTGGATGAGAACCGCCGCCTTGCCAACTTTTCGAAAGTTATATGGAAAGATAGAGGTGGATCTGAATGCAGGGGACCTCATAAATGTTACACTTCAAAATAACTATAACACATACAGTTTCAATGGCAAGAAAAAACTCGTTCTGTCAACTACTAGCTGGTTAGGTGGGAAGAATGACTTCCTTGGAATTGCTTATCTCACCGTCGGAGGATTATGCCTCTTTTTGTCTTTGGCTTTTACCATTGTATATTTTGTCAAGCCAAG GCAACTTGGTGATCCCTCATATCTGTCCTGGAACAGAAATCCTGGAGGCCACTAA